The sequence below is a genomic window from Melopsittacus undulatus isolate bMelUnd1 unplaced genomic scaffold, bMelUnd1.mat.Z mat_scaffold_283_arrow_ctg1, whole genome shotgun sequence.
tgtggcagggggttggaactggatgagctttaaggtcctttacaacccaaaccatttggattctatgaaatacaacAGTGATTTAACAAGATTCAATGGCAGTGAACATTTGAGTGTTTTACTGCGTGGAGACCCTCACATTGAGTCATGAGGGTCAGAAATTACCCTCTTGCTTTCTAAAGTCCTTCTCAGAAAGGAGTCTAGGTTCTCAGACTTCATCTCAGTTTGGATCAGTGGTTTGTGTCTAGAGGATTATATATGCACAATCTTTTACACCACATAAGATTTCAATGTGTAGTATGTTGTTAATCACTTACTGAGAGTCTCTTGTGGCAAAGAATCTTTTCAGCCCCAAGGAGTAACCTTAGGAGTATCACTTTTCCAGGGGAAACTGTGGCATGCAGCCTGGTGCTATGTAGGAGAGCTCCATGGGCCCTGGGGCTGCCTGCTAGTTACAGAGCAAGATAATTGACTCATAGTCGTGTTTGCATCCCAGCTACAGAAGTtagttgttttgctttgcaaactTGGCTCGAGTCAGCCCTTGACACCTTGTCTAGGGGGGCACGTTGCACAGCACATTGGCTATCATGCTATTATCTGTCTCCCTGAATTCACTTTGAGTCAGATGCAGCCATCACAAGCAGACCATCCATTACCACCAGCACTGGTGGTTATCACATGAGCAGAGCTACAGGAAATAAAGATCTAAAGATCGGGTTGTAGCGGGGAGGAAAGAAGCACACCACCACATGGCCCCAGGCAGTTTTGGTCACAgtctctcctccttctcccaagGGGAGTCAGGGCCAGGGCTGCTTTCCCATAGGAGCCCCAGCCGTGCTGCTTTCTGCGGGTGTTGTGCAAGTGTTGGGGTGCCCAGCCCACAGCATTCTCTAGATCCGAGCTGTGCCTGGCTCAGGTGCTTGTGTTGTGCCAGGGAGCGTTATTGCCACAGCAACAGTTTGGGGATACTGAAAACCAAAGGCTTTCACCTCCCAAGAAGGGAGGCAAAGAAATTGCTCATAGCAGGgtccttgggcagcctgtagCAGTTCCAGGATGCTTGAACTCCAAATCTCGGTGTTGTTTTGTTAATCTCCTGGTGAAATACAGGAGAACAAATGTGTACACCACTGTCTATGTAAGTAACAGAACTGTCTGTGTCATCCCCTGCACAGGACTCACTGAAGCATTGACTTTATTAGCACGTTTAGATAAGGCTTGATAAAAATTGGCTGTTGATTGCTTGGTTCTGTTTATGCCCATTTCTTCAAAGTTGTTTTGCTCTGCAAcatgatgttttcctctctcGAGGGAGTCAGTCTGACAGCTGCCAAAGAACGGGGACAGCTTGTCTTCTTGGAAGGCCTCAAGTCCTGCCTTGACCTCTTGTTtggagagcaggaggagcagctggGACAACCCAGTCCTCTTCAGTTTATAAGGTAAACCTGACCAGTTGGGCCAGGCTCCCTTTGGGCTTCCCTCTGAGGCCCAATGACCTGGTAGCTGCGCACTCAAGTAAAGGGAAATGCCATCACCATGCACATTGCTGTGCTTGCCCAGCCCTGCCTCTCTCTGCTCAAAGAGGGATTTGTCCCCCTTCTCCAGCATTTTAAGGCGATTTcgatccccatccccattgccaaGCATGTTTTAGGTCTAGAGAAGATCTGTTTCAGCACTAAACAGGTTTGTGTCAAATAAAAACTCAGAGAAGCTTTATTCCTTTGTAATTGTGTTGAGTTATATTCTCATCCAAAAGAACAGTGCTGCTTTAATCATGctggctttcatttttatttccacttcGCTTTCTCCACCCACTTCACTTTCTCCATGCCCCTTATGATTTGATAGAAAAATATCCACTAAGGGCTGTTAAACTGGCAAATACCAGCCTCAAAGCAAGGGACTATCATGTACTTGGTGTGTCCATGGATGCTTCTGGCCCTCTGCTGTTTTAGACTCATGCTGGGGTGGATGGACTTTTAGTGAGAGTGAGGGCAGGCACTGAAACCCTGCAGACCCCCTGTACCTGTGGGACCGTGTAGCCCTTTGGGTTTGGGAGAGTGAGACGTGCGCAGTGTGGCAGGACCAAGCGCAGGACAAGCTTGAGAGATGGGCCCATGGGAACCTCTTGgtgttcaacaaggccaagtgcaaggtcctgcacctgagtCAGGGCAACCCCCGATAGCAGTAGAGGCTGGATGCTGAAGGGATTGAGAGTAGTCCTGAGGAGGACTTGGGcgtgttggctgatgagaagctccccatgacccagcacTGTGCACTTGCAGGCCAGAAACCAACCGcgtcctgggctgcatcaccatcagtgtgaccagtaggtcgagggaggggattctccccctctgctctggtgagaccccacctgcagctctgcatccagctctggggcccctgACATAAGGGTGTGGAgcctgttggagcaagtccagaggaagccacaaaatgttccaagggctggagcacctctgctatggagatgGGCTGAGAGCTCatcctgttcagcctggagaagagaaggcttctctCTCTagggaagaccttagagcagcttctagtacctaaaggggccgacaagaaagctggagaggggcttttgacaagggcaggtggggacaagacaagggggaatggatttaaactgacagaggggagattgagatgggatctgaggaagaagttctttcctgtgagggaaGACATTGGTTCCAGTGGCTGAGGGGGACATGTGATGCATGTGTGGGCCACACCCCCTGAAACCTCCTTCTCTTCCAGCAAGAGCACTTCCGACCTCAAAGCCCTGTTTGACTTCGTCCAGGTGTCCCTGACTCCTGCCAGCAGTGACTCCTGGAAgggccctgtgctgctggtggatgACCTCAGTGTCCTGCTCAGCCTGGGTGCCACAGCAGTGGCGGTGCTGGACTTCATCCACTACTGCAGAGTCGTGGTGTGCTCCCAGCTGAAGGTACTGCTCCCTCTGCATGCAATGTCCTGTATGCTAGGCCTACAGAAGAGCCTCTGGAGCACAGCttggcctttttttctttctccgCCTGTGCATGATGAGGTCTTGAAAGGCTTTGGCCATCCAAGAAATTCCGATTATTGCTCTAGGGCTACTTGCAGGGAGTTAGTCCCTGGAGTACCTGTgtaaggtcctttgcaactcGTTTCCCAGGAGATGCTGCTTAGAAAAGAGCTGTGCCTGATGTGTGAGCAGGGATTCGAGGTGCAAAATAGTGTTTCTACAGCTCCTGACTCGCTAGAGATCTCTGCTCACACCTGTGTTTGTGCGCAtgtgggagagcagggaaggaaatgggTTACAAAGGTAGCGAGAGGCTGATGAGTCTCCCGAGGGACAGAAATAAAAGGTCCACTCAGAAGGCACCTGAGTGTTTGCTTCCACCAGTCTTCACTGTTGCTGTGTGTTGCACTGGCTGATTTCTAAGGGCATATGACAATGCAGCACTTCTACAAAGCTCTCCTGAGCTATGTGCTAACTTCAGAGAGCAATTGCAGCCAAAAATCTTTACAGTCACATCCATCCGTTGCTATTTACATTGCAGCATCCCCCCACCCTGGCCACTTCTCTCTGCTTGAGTGAGAAATAAAGTAGATGGTGTCAGGTTTTGTTATCCTGCACTTCATATGGTGCCAGGGTGTTTGTGCTGTAAATGCTGACAAGGGATGTTCTGCTTGCTGAGAATATTTACCTTCAAAACAGCTAAAAAAGATGATAAATCACACtaacacatttctgtttctgtctaaGAAAGTTCTGAAGCCTCAAAGTACATTTCAATTGACTGGgaatttcatgttattttaagTCTTTGGTGACCTGCATGGGCTGAGGCAGAGACTCTTGggatgtatttttaatagagTTGGTGGTGCTGTAGGGGAGCATTTTGCTTCTTGCGAGAGCTGTGAAGCTTCGAGCATTACAGCTCTGGCTGCATCCGTTCAGCCATGTCTCTATGTAGCTGTTCTGAATTCATTCAGTTGCCATTAGTGTGGCCTGATGGACTGGTTTAACTAGACAGCTATCTCGTAACAAAGGCTTGATGTATTTTTAGGCtgtatgttatatatatatatatatatatatacacacacattatAGGGATAGCAAGCTGTTTCTGAgttttatatatgtatctgCTGTTTATATTCTCTGTGGACTTAGCTCAGaaccagctgctgtgctggggatgtCTAAGTAGCTTAGCATGGCATTTCACAAGCCTCATTGCTGTATCCTCTTCCTTACCCTGAGCAGGGATTAGGAATCAGCCAGGGGCTCATCTCTGCCTGGTGCTCTCATTCCAGGGCAACATTGTGGTGCTGGTTCACAGTAACGAGGATTCCGAAGATGAGGAAAATGAACTGGTTGTGAACTCCCTGTGTCATCACAGTGACCTGATCCTGTGGGTAGAGGGGCTGGTGACCGGCTTCTGCAAGGATGTCCATGGGCAGGTAATGCATTGGAGAGCATGGAGAGCTGGCACATGGTAATGTCACATAAAACACTGCCTGTGGGTCCAAGGGTGGGTGAGCCatgttctttctgcttcatgGGAGACAGTGCATACTGCAGCATGGTTAAGGACTAACAAGCATCCTTGTTGCAGTGACTAGGATCTGCTGAAGCAGCTGGGCTCTTTTGGCTGTGACTGCTTCTACAGGGATAGTCAGGGACATTCTGCCACCTGGGGACTCCCCCATCTCTGGAGGCTGGAAGGAGTTTATACGGCAGCTGCAGTGCAGGCTGTATCCCACCCCAAGGTGACGGCAAAGAAAATACCCATTTCCTGGGAAGCTGCCTCAAACTGTCATAGAaccacaggatggtttgggttggaagggaccttaaagctcatccagttccaactagACACAAGGCTATCGTGTCAGTGGATCTCAGCCTGGCCTGTAGTGATTGCTTCTGGGCTGGCAGGGCAGCTGCGTCACTGGGGCCTTGTTACTCCATTGTCTCTAGTCAGGGGCTGCCAGCAAAGAGACTGGTTAGatctcccttccctgcaggcCAGCAATAGGCATTGGGGGGTGAGGGTGCTGTGACTGGGGTAGCCAAAGAGATAATATACCTattcctttccctttgcagATTAAAATAACTAGGAGAGTGTCCTTGGAGCTGACGGGGGAGCAGGATGTTGTCCAGACCTACCAGTACAAGATCCAGGACAAGAATGTCACCTTTTTTGCTAGGGGGCTGTCAGCTGCAGTCCTGTGATGCTGCAAtacagcacagtgctgcaaaaGCAATGTGGAACAAGGCTGGAGAGGCCAGTACATGCCACCAAACCAGCCCGGCTGCTCCACCAGCACCTTCCAGGAGCAGCGCAGCAAACTGACCCGGGAGGGAAGCTTAAACGGGTGTTGAACTGCATGCCAACGAGGGGATTAGCCTGCCCAGAGCTTGCTGCAATCCCTTTGTCCTCCCACCCTGTTCCCAACATACGTAGGCCAAGAAAAGTGCACAGACTTGCCAGAATGGCCCTTACAGCATGTAAATACAAGCAGGAGGGATGCCCCTTGGGCTGGGCGTGCCTCACCTTTTCCGGTGTGTTATGGCATGGCAGTGCCAGGCACCGCTGCTTGGAGGGATCACCCCACCCTCCAGCTGGCATTTAATGAGATGACACAGAGAGGGTGGAGACAGGGATGGTCTGGGAATGTGTTGCAATTCTTACCTTTCTCCCAGCGCTGGCACAGGAGAGAGATTTGCTCAACTCATAGCTTCCACAGCATTGACCCAAAAAATCAATAGCTGTGTGTACAGCCCCTCACCTTGCTGCAGTGAGACCCAGACCTTGCTTGGTTGATCCCTTGCTCTGTTAAGTTACTTCCCTCTTTTCACGTGaaacccccatgccatggtgccccatccctggcagtgttcaaggccaggttggacagagcttggagcaacctggtctagtggaagggggttggaactggataagccttaaggtcccttccaatccaaaacgttctatgattctatgtgtgtcAGCTTATCATGCAGCTTCCCAAGCTCATAGCTCATCCTTGGCTTTAGGTGATGGATGGACACTTGTACATGAACCTCTGTCTCAGCCACTGCTTCCATGGCACAAATCATGACTAGCAGTTCTATGACCTGCTGTAGTGAAGCGTTATTGGGGGCTAATAAAGACTTATCTTAGATAAAGGGTACAGTCATCAAGTAACTATAGATCTCTGCATGGGAGGTGCTACCCACAGGCTCCTTGGCAGAGGAGAGAAATGGGCATCTCCTGAACACAGGTGAGGAGATAGATTTGGATTCCTGGAGCAGAGCTCAGACCTGGAGGTCTCCTCGTAGATGCTCTGGTTGTAGTGGGAGATAATATCCTGCATGCTGGTGATACATGAGGGTGACCTACCAGATcctttgcagctgcagagcctg
It includes:
- the LOC117438420 gene encoding elongator complex protein 6-like, with the translated sequence GVSLTAAKERGQLVFLEGLKSCLDLLFGEQEEQLGQPSPLQFISKSTSDLKALFDFVQVSLTPASSDSWKGPVLLVDDLSVLLSLGATAVAVLDFIHYCRVVVCSQLKGNIVVLVHSNEDSEDEENELVVNSLCHHSDLILWVEGLVTGFCKDVHGQIKITRRVSLELTGEQDVVQTYQYKIQDKNVTFFARGLSAAVL